In a single window of the Saccharothrix australiensis genome:
- a CDS encoding MFS transporter yields MTTTRTAGIVGAFTVSSVGDWIYRLAFPILVFQLTGSAVSTAFAYVVEFIPYVLVGLLAGAVADRVRRRLLMISCDLVSALLAGLLAVLASLPGTPLWLLYAVALVLASVRPFYFPAFQGYLTTTVPEDRLVRVNSTTQTLDSGLAMLGPFAGVAAVAWLGAAQATALNALSFALSALIMSRCPADPAPTGAPAVHLVASVADGLRQLVRLRVIWWGTVLLTLSNLAAFMIEGNLVYLGLEVNGLDSLALSLVFAGQGLGAVLGAVLCPRLVDRFRTGHLLVAGLGLSVVAALAAALHPSWAVVVVAWGVEGVGTSLVVVPWFTARQKIVPTEVMGRVVSVSRALSYLTIPLGALLGGWLLAARGATALFGWTAAVAALVALAAAVGPLSRIDRDVEDARRAKAVG; encoded by the coding sequence GTGACCACCACTCGCACCGCCGGGATCGTCGGCGCGTTCACGGTGTCGTCCGTGGGCGACTGGATCTACCGGCTCGCGTTCCCCATCCTGGTCTTCCAGCTCACCGGCTCGGCCGTGTCGACGGCCTTCGCCTACGTCGTGGAGTTCATCCCGTACGTCCTCGTCGGGCTGCTCGCCGGCGCGGTGGCCGACCGGGTCCGGCGGCGGCTGCTGATGATCTCCTGCGACCTGGTCTCGGCGCTCCTCGCGGGGCTGCTGGCCGTGCTGGCGAGCCTGCCGGGCACCCCGCTGTGGCTGCTGTACGCGGTGGCGCTGGTGCTGGCGTCGGTGCGCCCGTTCTACTTCCCGGCCTTCCAGGGCTACCTGACCACGACCGTGCCCGAGGACCGGTTGGTGCGGGTCAACTCCACCACCCAGACGCTGGACAGCGGGCTGGCCATGCTGGGCCCGTTCGCCGGCGTCGCCGCCGTCGCCTGGCTGGGCGCGGCGCAGGCGACCGCGCTCAACGCGCTGTCCTTCGCGCTCTCCGCGCTGATCATGAGCCGCTGCCCGGCCGATCCCGCGCCGACCGGCGCGCCCGCCGTGCACCTCGTGGCGAGCGTGGCGGACGGGCTGCGGCAGCTCGTCCGGCTGCGGGTGATCTGGTGGGGGACGGTCCTGCTGACGCTGTCCAACCTGGCCGCGTTCATGATCGAGGGCAACCTCGTCTACCTCGGGCTGGAGGTCAACGGGCTGGACAGCCTCGCGCTCAGCCTGGTGTTCGCCGGGCAGGGGCTCGGCGCGGTGCTGGGCGCGGTGCTGTGCCCGCGCCTGGTGGACCGGTTCCGGACCGGGCACCTGCTGGTCGCCGGCCTCGGGCTGAGCGTGGTCGCCGCGCTGGCCGCGGCCCTGCACCCGTCGTGGGCCGTCGTGGTCGTCGCCTGGGGCGTGGAGGGCGTGGGCACCTCGCTCGTGGTCGTCCCGTGGTTCACCGCGCGGCAGAAGATCGTGCCCACCGAGGTGATGGGCCGGGTGGTGTCGGTCAGCCGGGCGCTGTCCTACCTGACCATCCCGCTGGGCGCGCTGCTCGGCGGGTGGCTGCTGGCGGCCAGGGGCGCGACCGCGCTGTTCGGCTGGACGGCCGCGGTCGCGGCGCTGGTCGCGCTCGCCGCGGCGGTCGGGCCGCTGAGCCGGATCGACCGGGACGTCGAGGACGCCCGGCGGGCGAAGGCGGTGGGCTGA
- a CDS encoding prolyl oligopeptidase family serine peptidase: MGDAVTRADPHRWLEDADHPEVARWRAAQRDRWARHRADLTAFDAFRARVEELTRYDDHGLPQRRAGRLFLTVRAADGEHPVLTVVEPDGTRRALLDPGALDPSGRTTLDVWSASPTGGHVACLLSAGGGETGRLSVLETATGAVVDRDLAEARYSPVAWCGEDAFYYATARDGRLVVLRHRLGEHPADDLPVHTTGPRCTGVSLDEGGGWLVVTEHQGPSCTALWAGRSTPHAPPTRLHPVDLSDEGWSGCCGLVDGRLFALTDVDAPAGRLVVVDLAGGAVRTLLAPSGDRLLAGAAVLPGGPVVALWESAGGERSLTRHDPGDGRPEGDIALPGPGAVVEFGYDGHSAAWLVHSTPLTPPTLYRWDGEHGLSRFGDARPGVAADYRLTRYPADDGVEVDLHLVGPASAPDRPVPAVLHGYGAFAVPQLPEYYAVALAWAAAGGVFATAGVRGGGERGEDWHRAGSGRRKPVAIADFTAAARHLVRSGVTTADRLTAFGESAGGLLVTAAAVARPELFGAAVAVSPLCDMARYHLFGLGQDWLDEFGSPMDPEDAEVLARYSPYHNVRGDRSYPATLLVAFTADTRVAPLHARKMCAALQAAPGRGPALLREHPDLGHGAKARSRRLDHYAEVLAFAARHAGAGMAW; the protein is encoded by the coding sequence GTGGGTGACGCGGTGACGCGGGCCGACCCCCACCGGTGGCTGGAGGACGCCGACCACCCGGAGGTGGCCCGGTGGCGCGCGGCGCAGCGCGACCGCTGGGCGCGCCACCGCGCGGACCTGACCGCGTTCGACGCCTTCCGGGCGCGGGTCGAGGAGCTGACCCGCTACGACGACCACGGCCTGCCGCAGCGCCGGGCCGGGCGGCTGTTCCTGACCGTCCGCGCCGCCGACGGCGAGCACCCGGTGCTCACCGTCGTGGAGCCGGACGGCACGCGGCGCGCCCTGCTCGACCCCGGTGCGCTGGACCCCTCGGGCCGCACCACCCTCGACGTCTGGTCGGCGAGCCCGACCGGCGGGCACGTCGCCTGCCTGCTGTCGGCGGGCGGCGGCGAGACCGGCCGGCTGTCGGTGCTGGAGACCGCCACCGGCGCGGTGGTCGACCGGGACCTGGCGGAGGCCAGGTACTCGCCGGTCGCCTGGTGCGGCGAGGACGCCTTCTACTACGCCACCGCGCGCGACGGGCGGCTGGTCGTCCTGCGGCACCGGTTGGGCGAGCACCCGGCGGACGACCTGCCGGTGCACACCACCGGCCCGCGCTGCACCGGCGTCTCGCTGGACGAGGGCGGCGGCTGGCTGGTGGTGACCGAGCACCAGGGCCCGTCGTGCACGGCGCTGTGGGCCGGCCGGTCGACGCCGCACGCGCCGCCGACCCGCCTGCACCCCGTCGACCTGTCGGACGAGGGGTGGTCCGGCTGCTGCGGGCTGGTCGACGGCCGGCTGTTCGCGCTCACCGACGTGGACGCGCCGGCAGGCCGCCTCGTCGTGGTGGACCTGGCCGGGGGCGCGGTCCGGACCCTGCTCGCCCCGTCCGGCGACCGGCTGCTGGCGGGCGCGGCGGTGCTGCCCGGCGGACCGGTGGTGGCGCTGTGGGAGTCGGCGGGCGGCGAGCGGTCGCTCACCCGGCACGACCCCGGCGACGGGCGGCCGGAGGGCGACATCGCGCTGCCCGGACCGGGCGCCGTCGTCGAGTTCGGGTACGACGGGCACTCGGCCGCGTGGCTCGTGCACAGCACGCCGCTGACCCCGCCGACCCTGTACCGCTGGGACGGCGAGCACGGGCTGTCCCGGTTCGGCGACGCCCGGCCGGGCGTCGCCGCCGACTACCGGCTCACCCGCTATCCCGCCGACGACGGCGTCGAGGTGGACCTGCACCTGGTGGGCCCGGCGTCCGCGCCGGACCGGCCCGTGCCCGCCGTCCTGCACGGCTACGGCGCGTTCGCCGTGCCCCAGCTGCCCGAGTACTACGCGGTGGCGCTGGCCTGGGCCGCCGCCGGCGGGGTGTTCGCCACGGCGGGCGTGCGCGGCGGCGGCGAGCGCGGCGAGGACTGGCACCGGGCAGGCAGCGGGCGCCGCAAGCCGGTGGCCATCGCCGACTTCACCGCCGCCGCCCGGCACCTGGTCCGGTCCGGCGTCACCACCGCCGACCGGCTGACGGCGTTCGGCGAGAGCGCGGGCGGCCTGCTGGTCACCGCCGCCGCGGTCGCCCGGCCGGAGCTGTTCGGCGCGGCGGTCGCCGTGTCGCCGCTGTGCGACATGGCCCGCTACCACCTGTTCGGCCTCGGGCAGGACTGGCTGGACGAGTTCGGCTCGCCGATGGACCCGGAGGACGCCGAGGTGCTGGCCCGGTACTCGCCGTACCACAACGTGCGCGGCGACCGGTCCTACCCGGCGACCCTGCTGGTCGCGTTCACCGCCGACACCCGCGTGGCGCCGCTGCACGCCCGCAAGATGTGCGCGGCGTTGCAGGCCGCGCCGGGGCGCGGTCCGGCGCTGCTGCGCGAGCACCCGGACCTCGGGCACGGCGCGAAGGCCCGCAGCCGCCGGCTCGACCACTACGCCGAGGTGCTGGCCTTCGCGGCTCGGCACGCCGGCGCGGGGATGGCGTGGTAG
- a CDS encoding lasso RiPP family leader peptide-containing protein, which produces MQDKPSEYVKPLLVEVGRFSGLTLGSRGRQRDSRRRQKN; this is translated from the coding sequence ATGCAGGACAAGCCGTCCGAGTACGTGAAGCCGCTGTTGGTGGAAGTCGGCAGGTTCTCCGGGCTGACCCTGGGTTCGAGGGGCCGCCAGCGGGATTCCCGGCGCAGGCAGAAGAACTGA
- a CDS encoding asparagine synthase-related protein → MDAGRSATAGHGEEWFVVLPDDECALAVAAALGPGAGPFTVTGRLDHPSGRPWLIGRWDERDLLVGTAGRTRVAVLGCCPAPPDAITALARRATRPADLDRAAGALAGCFHLLATVDGVVRAQGSAFGVRRVFRARAAGSTVAADRADVLALLTGSGVDEARLVSRLMFPAAPPALAGVSLWREVADVPEDHYLLVPPGEPARTVRWWQPPRPTRSLRDGAPALREALVEAVAARTGSGRAVSADLSGGVDSTAVCALAAARVDRLPAFTVVSPDPADDDEHWARVAAAGLPAVRRVVVTDADLPTPYSGILDPGVARDEPYPDIHLRAEDAVRARLLTAQGAELHLTGDGGDEVLHATLAYLPELLRRHPLLGCAHLRGHRALHAWPWSRVARLLAGPRDERSALLAQARALARVGDGDADGGHPDAVHLPAWATPAAVDAARELLRRAALEADPSGRDRALRDSVDLVRHAGRLQRRTSLAAAADGFPVAAPFLDDRVAEACLAVRPHERTTPWRYKPLLAEALRGVVPERSLARSTKGGTSPEYAALPRYRADLLALCEDSRLAALGLIDVDRLRAELNGVWLSDASPITVEQTVGCERWLRDLESTGFATTLMTGAPG, encoded by the coding sequence GTGGACGCAGGCCGTTCGGCCACCGCGGGCCACGGCGAGGAGTGGTTCGTCGTCCTCCCGGACGACGAGTGCGCCCTCGCCGTGGCTGCCGCGCTGGGTCCGGGCGCGGGTCCGTTCACCGTGACGGGGCGGCTCGACCACCCGTCGGGCCGGCCGTGGCTGATCGGCCGGTGGGACGAGCGCGACCTGCTGGTCGGCACGGCGGGCCGGACGCGCGTGGCCGTGCTCGGGTGCTGCCCCGCGCCGCCCGACGCGATCACCGCCCTCGCCCGGCGCGCGACCCGCCCCGCCGACCTCGACCGGGCGGCGGGCGCGCTGGCCGGCTGCTTCCACCTGCTCGCCACCGTCGACGGCGTGGTCCGCGCGCAGGGCAGCGCCTTCGGCGTGCGCCGGGTGTTCCGCGCCCGCGCCGCCGGCTCGACCGTGGCCGCCGACCGCGCCGACGTGCTCGCCCTGCTGACCGGCTCCGGTGTCGACGAGGCGCGGCTGGTGTCCCGCCTGATGTTCCCGGCCGCGCCACCGGCGCTGGCCGGCGTCTCGCTGTGGCGCGAGGTGGCGGACGTGCCCGAGGACCACTACCTGCTGGTGCCACCGGGCGAACCGGCCCGGACCGTGCGCTGGTGGCAGCCGCCGCGCCCGACCCGGTCGCTGCGCGACGGCGCGCCCGCGCTGCGCGAGGCGCTGGTCGAGGCGGTGGCCGCGCGGACCGGGTCGGGGCGCGCGGTCAGCGCCGACCTGTCCGGCGGCGTCGACTCCACCGCCGTGTGCGCGCTGGCCGCCGCGCGGGTCGACCGGTTGCCCGCGTTCACCGTCGTCAGCCCGGACCCGGCCGACGACGACGAGCACTGGGCCAGGGTCGCCGCCGCCGGGCTGCCCGCGGTGCGCCGCGTCGTCGTGACCGACGCCGACCTCCCGACGCCCTACTCGGGCATCCTCGACCCCGGCGTGGCCCGTGACGAGCCGTACCCGGACATCCACCTGCGGGCCGAGGACGCCGTGCGCGCCCGGCTGCTGACCGCCCAGGGCGCCGAACTGCACCTGACCGGCGACGGCGGCGACGAGGTGCTGCACGCGACCCTGGCCTACCTGCCGGAACTGCTGCGCCGCCACCCCCTGCTCGGGTGCGCGCACCTGCGCGGGCACCGGGCCCTGCACGCCTGGCCGTGGTCGCGGGTCGCCCGGCTGCTCGCCGGGCCGCGCGACGAGCGGAGCGCGCTGCTGGCGCAGGCCCGCGCCCTCGCGAGGGTGGGTGACGGCGACGCCGACGGTGGCCACCCGGACGCCGTGCACCTGCCCGCGTGGGCGACACCGGCCGCCGTGGACGCCGCGCGTGAGCTGCTGCGCCGGGCCGCGCTGGAGGCGGACCCGTCGGGGCGGGACCGCGCGCTGCGCGACTCGGTGGACCTGGTGCGCCACGCCGGGCGGCTGCAGCGCCGCACCTCCCTCGCCGCCGCGGCGGACGGGTTCCCGGTGGCCGCGCCGTTCCTGGACGACCGCGTCGCGGAGGCGTGCCTCGCCGTCCGGCCGCACGAGCGGACCACGCCCTGGCGGTACAAGCCGCTGCTGGCCGAGGCGCTGCGCGGCGTCGTCCCGGAGCGGTCGCTGGCCCGGAGCACCAAGGGCGGCACGTCGCCCGAGTACGCCGCGCTGCCGCGGTACCGCGCGGACCTGCTCGCCCTGTGCGAGGACTCCCGGCTCGCGGCGCTCGGCCTGATCGACGTCGACCGGCTCCGGGCGGAGCTGAACGGGGTGTGGCTCTCCGACGCCTCGCCCATCACGGTCGAGCAGACCGTCGGCTGCGAGCGGTGGCTGCGCGACCTGGAGTCCACCGGCTTCGCCACGACCCTCATGACGGGAGCACCCGGATGA
- a CDS encoding lasso peptide biosynthesis PqqD family chaperone: protein MTLRLAHHVSVTTTEDGAVLLDERTGRYWQLNQTGSEVLRTLLDGGDQEDAARLLAERGGADRATVASDVADVVAHLCSAGLAVRR from the coding sequence ATGACCCTGCGCCTGGCCCACCACGTGTCCGTGACGACGACGGAGGACGGAGCGGTGCTGCTGGACGAGCGCACCGGCCGGTACTGGCAGCTCAACCAGACCGGCTCCGAGGTGCTGCGCACCCTGCTCGACGGTGGCGACCAGGAGGACGCCGCGCGGCTGCTCGCGGAGCGCGGTGGCGCGGACCGGGCGACCGTGGCCTCGGACGTCGCCGACGTCGTGGCGCACCTGTGCTCGGCGGGACTGGCGGTGCGCCGGTGA
- a CDS encoding lasso peptide biosynthesis B2 protein has product MSTPAALPGRTGGVGARRRVVGWGVTAAARCLAVLPPRWIRSALVAVSTGARPASYAEAESARGTVIAVSLRCAGPGCLPRSIATALLCRLRGAWPTWRVGVRTSPFGAHAWVEAEGRPVGEPPGTDRLHVLMTVPPRAVPGSRVVPDPSAVYPPVPPDPSAAPPSAPPSPAVPPPAVPPRAASSPSAASDPPGAPEPSRGPVGR; this is encoded by the coding sequence GTGAGCACCCCCGCCGCGCTGCCGGGGAGGACCGGGGGAGTGGGCGCGCGTCGACGGGTGGTGGGCTGGGGCGTCACCGCGGCGGCGCGGTGCCTGGCCGTGCTGCCGCCGCGGTGGATCCGGTCCGCGCTGGTCGCCGTCAGCACGGGCGCCCGGCCGGCGAGCTACGCCGAGGCGGAGTCCGCGCGGGGCACGGTCATCGCGGTGAGCCTGCGGTGCGCGGGGCCGGGTTGCCTGCCGCGGTCCATCGCCACCGCGCTGCTGTGCCGGCTGCGCGGCGCGTGGCCGACGTGGCGGGTGGGCGTGCGCACCAGCCCGTTCGGCGCGCACGCGTGGGTGGAGGCCGAGGGCCGCCCGGTCGGGGAACCGCCGGGGACCGATCGGCTCCACGTCCTGATGACCGTGCCGCCGCGCGCCGTGCCGGGCTCGCGCGTCGTGCCGGACCCGTCCGCCGTGTACCCACCGGTCCCACCGGACCCGTCCGCCGCCCCGCCGTCCGCCCCGCCGTCGCCTGCCGTGCCACCGCCTGCCGTGCCGCCGCGCGCCGCGTCGAGCCCGTCCGCCGCGTCGGACCCGCCCGGCGCGCCGGAACCGAGCCGAGGTCCGGTTGGCCGCTGA